The Flavobacterium praedii genome window below encodes:
- the aspS gene encoding aspartate--tRNA ligase — translation MYRSHNCGELNASHINTEVTLAGWVQKSRDKGFMNWVDLRDRYGITQLIFDESRSIKEVFEAAKTLGREYVIQVKGTVIEREAKNKNIPTGEIEILVTELKVLNASLTPPFTIEDETDGGEDIRMKYRYLDIRRNPVKNSLLFRHKVAMEVRKYLSDLDFCEVETPYLIKSTPEGARDFVVPSRMNAGQFYALPQSPQTFKQLLMVGGMDKYFQIVKCFRDEDLRADRQPEFTQIDCEMAFVEQEDILNVFEGLTRHLLKEIKGIEVDKFPRITYDYAMKTYGNDKPDIRFGMEFGELNQYAQHKDFPVFNAAELVVAIAVPGAGNYTRKEIDGLIDWVKRPQVGASGMVYVKCNEDGTYKSSVDKFYDQDDLTNWAKTTGAKPGDMIFVLSGPADKTRAQLSALRMELATRLGLRNPAEFAPLWVVDFPLLEFEEETGRYHAMHHPFTSPKPEDMHLLETNPGKVRANAYDMVLNGNEIGGGSIRIHDKTTQQLMFKYLGFTEEEAKAQFGFLMDAFQFGAPPHGGLAFGLDRLVAILGGQETIRDFIAFPKNNSGRDVMIDAPSIIDESQLKELHIKLNVTN, via the coding sequence ATGTACAGAAGTCATAATTGTGGCGAATTGAACGCCTCACATATCAATACAGAAGTTACCCTTGCCGGTTGGGTTCAAAAATCAAGAGATAAAGGATTTATGAATTGGGTCGATTTACGCGATCGTTACGGAATTACTCAATTGATTTTTGACGAAAGTCGTTCTATTAAAGAAGTTTTCGAAGCAGCTAAAACCCTAGGTCGCGAATATGTAATCCAAGTAAAAGGAACTGTTATTGAACGTGAAGCCAAAAACAAAAACATTCCAACTGGTGAAATAGAAATATTAGTTACCGAATTAAAGGTACTCAATGCTTCATTAACACCTCCATTTACTATTGAAGACGAAACTGATGGTGGTGAAGACATTCGAATGAAATACCGTTACCTTGACATTCGTAGAAATCCGGTAAAAAACAGCTTGCTTTTCCGTCACAAAGTCGCAATGGAAGTTCGTAAATACCTTTCGGATCTCGATTTTTGTGAAGTTGAAACACCTTACTTAATCAAATCAACTCCTGAAGGAGCAAGAGATTTCGTTGTTCCATCTAGAATGAATGCTGGGCAGTTTTATGCTTTGCCTCAATCACCACAAACCTTCAAACAATTGTTGATGGTTGGTGGAATGGACAAATATTTTCAAATTGTAAAATGTTTCCGTGACGAAGATTTACGAGCAGACAGACAACCCGAGTTTACACAAATCGATTGCGAAATGGCTTTTGTCGAGCAAGAAGATATTCTGAACGTATTTGAAGGCTTGACTAGACATTTATTAAAAGAAATAAAAGGCATTGAAGTAGATAAATTCCCAAGAATCACCTACGACTATGCAATGAAAACATACGGAAATGACAAACCAGATATTCGTTTCGGAATGGAATTTGGCGAATTAAATCAATATGCACAACATAAAGATTTTCCAGTTTTCAATGCCGCAGAATTGGTTGTTGCAATTGCTGTTCCTGGAGCAGGAAATTATACCCGTAAAGAAATCGATGGCTTGATTGACTGGGTAAAACGTCCACAAGTAGGCGCTAGCGGTATGGTTTATGTAAAATGTAATGAAGATGGAACATACAAATCATCTGTAGATAAATTCTACGATCAAGACGATTTAACCAATTGGGCAAAAACTACAGGAGCTAAACCTGGAGACATGATTTTTGTACTTTCTGGACCAGCCGACAAAACTAGAGCACAATTAAGCGCTTTACGTATGGAATTGGCCACTCGTTTGGGATTAAGAAATCCAGCAGAATTTGCACCACTTTGGGTTGTCGATTTCCCATTATTAGAATTTGAAGAAGAAACTGGACGTTATCACGCCATGCACCACCCATTTACCTCTCCAAAACCAGAAGACATGCACTTATTAGAAACCAACCCTGGAAAAGTTCGTGCCAATGCTTATGATATGGTTTTGAATGGTAACGAAATAGGTGGAGGCTCAATTCGTATACATGATAAAACAACACAACAATTAATGTTTAAATATCTTGGTTTTACCGAAGAAGAGGCAAAAGCACAATTTGGATTTTTAATGGATGCCTTCCAATTTGGTGCTCCACCGCACGGAGGATTAGCCTTTGGATTAGACCGTCTTGTAGCAATATTAGGTGGACAAGAAACCATTCGAGATTTTATAGCATTCCCAAAAAACAATTCAGGTAGAGATGTTATGATTGATGCCCCATCAATTATTGACGAATCACAATTAAAGGAATTACATATTAAATTAAATGTAACAAATTAA
- a CDS encoding cold-shock protein gives MRTGTVKFFNESKGYGFITDEETGKDIFVHASGINAEELREGDRVSYEEEEGRKGKVAAKVAVL, from the coding sequence ATGCGTACAGGTACAGTTAAATTTTTCAATGAATCTAAAGGTTACGGATTCATTACAGACGAAGAAACAGGAAAAGACATTTTTGTTCATGCATCAGGAATCAACGCGGAAGAATTACGCGAAGGTGATAGAGTTAGCTATGAAGAAGAAGAAGGAAGAAAAGGTAAAGTTGCTGCAAAAGTAGCAGTACTTTAA
- a CDS encoding NADH-quinone oxidoreductase subunit C — MALETTEIQDKLIETFGSKVSAFNQDKDIFSFEMDSDINTAVILFLKNDPILRFHFLTDLCGVHYPDNEENEQFAVVYHLHNWYENKRIRIKTFLNGSKPEIKTISNIFLSSNWMERESYDFFGINFIGHPQLKRILNMDEMISFPMRKEFPMEDSGRTDKDDRYFGRTTINQ; from the coding sequence ATGGCTTTAGAAACAACAGAAATTCAAGATAAATTAATAGAAACATTTGGCTCAAAGGTTTCTGCATTCAATCAAGATAAAGATATTTTTTCTTTTGAAATGGATTCAGATATTAATACAGCAGTCATTCTTTTTTTAAAAAATGATCCTATTTTACGTTTTCACTTTTTAACAGATTTGTGCGGCGTACATTATCCAGATAATGAAGAAAACGAACAATTTGCAGTAGTGTATCATCTACACAATTGGTATGAAAACAAACGAATTCGTATCAAAACATTCTTAAACGGATCGAAACCAGAAATTAAAACTATTTCAAATATATTTTTAAGTTCAAATTGGATGGAAAGAGAATCCTATGATTTCTTCGGAATCAATTTCATAGGACATCCACAGTTAAAACGTATTTTAAATATGGACGAAATGATATCTTTCCCAATGCGAAAAGAATTTCCAATGGAAGACAGTGGAAGGACAGATAAAGATGATCGATATTTTGGAAGAACAACTATCAATCAATAG
- a CDS encoding NADH-quinone oxidoreductase subunit A: MQSEQLNYIPVFMQLILAVGFVVSMIIISGKLGPKRSSKNKDKNFECGIESVGNARIPFSVKYFLVAILFVLFDVEVIFLYPWAVNFKELGIEGMIKMIIFMALLLVGFFYIIKKKALEWE, translated from the coding sequence ATGCAATCAGAACAGTTAAATTACATCCCAGTATTCATGCAGCTTATTTTGGCCGTAGGATTTGTTGTAAGTATGATAATAATCTCTGGCAAACTTGGACCAAAAAGATCATCTAAAAACAAAGATAAAAATTTCGAATGTGGTATTGAATCAGTTGGTAATGCACGAATTCCATTCTCTGTTAAATATTTCTTGGTAGCTATATTATTTGTTCTTTTTGACGTTGAAGTTATATTTCTTTACCCTTGGGCTGTGAATTTCAAAGAGTTAGGTATCGAAGGTATGATAAAAATGATTATTTTTATGGCGTTACTTTTAGTTGGTTTTTTCTATATCATCAAAAAGAAAGCCTTAGAGTGGGAATAA
- a CDS encoding NADH-quinone oxidoreductase subunit B yields the protein MSDSNINMVAPPEGVVGEGFFATKLNDVVGLARANSLWPLPFATSCCGIEFMATMASHYDLARFGSERVSFSPRQADMLMVMGTISKKMAPILRQVYEQMAEPRWVIAVGACASSGGVFDTYSVLQGIDKVIPVDVYVPGCPPRPEQIVDGVMKLQELVRSESVRRRSSPEYQELLASYNIQ from the coding sequence ATGAGTGATTCAAATATAAATATGGTTGCCCCACCAGAAGGAGTTGTAGGAGAAGGGTTCTTTGCTACAAAACTTAATGACGTAGTTGGATTAGCCCGTGCTAATTCACTTTGGCCTTTACCATTTGCTACATCTTGCTGTGGTATCGAATTTATGGCAACAATGGCTTCTCATTATGATCTAGCCCGTTTTGGGTCAGAAAGAGTGAGCTTTTCACCACGCCAAGCTGATATGCTCATGGTAATGGGAACAATATCAAAAAAAATGGCACCTATTTTACGTCAAGTTTATGAACAAATGGCAGAACCAAGATGGGTTATAGCCGTTGGTGCTTGCGCTTCATCAGGAGGAGTTTTCGACACTTATTCTGTTTTACAAGGAATAGACAAAGTAATCCCAGTAGATGTTTACGTTCCTGGTTGTCCTCCACGTCCTGAACAAATTGTAGATGGTGTTATGAAACTACAAGAATTAGTACGTAGTGAATCTGTAAGAAGAAGAAGTTCACCTGAGTATCAAGAATTATTGGCATCTTATAACATTCAATAA
- a CDS encoding toxin-antitoxin system YwqK family antitoxin, with translation MKKIVILVAVLFSGVIYAQDSKPVLEPFGKKIKATYFYENGQVQQEGYFVDGKLDGIWVSYNEDGDKIASGEYVDGVKTGKWFFWSKDSQKSSLCEVDFSGNKVAKVKNWRQDAFATSN, from the coding sequence ATGAAAAAGATAGTAATTTTAGTAGCGGTGTTATTTTCAGGGGTTATTTATGCACAAGATTCAAAACCTGTTTTGGAACCTTTTGGAAAAAAAATAAAAGCTACCTATTTTTATGAAAATGGACAGGTGCAACAAGAAGGGTATTTTGTAGATGGAAAATTAGATGGGATTTGGGTTTCCTATAATGAAGATGGAGATAAAATTGCTTCTGGAGAATATGTAGATGGAGTGAAAACGGGTAAATGGTTTTTCTGGTCAAAAGACAGTCAAAAAAGTAGTCTTTGCGAAGTTGATTTTTCAGGAAATAAAGTTGCGAAAGTAAAAAACTGGAGACAAGATGCCTTTGCAACTTCAAATTAG